In Necator americanus strain Aroian chromosome IV, whole genome shotgun sequence, the following proteins share a genomic window:
- a CDS encoding hypothetical protein (NECATOR_CHRIV.G16093.T1) has protein sequence MKLLFALFVLVNLLAVVDSGNNSSPSNVTQTPAESSTTAASEAAQTSTTLSTSTTEVKSTTSATSPPTSSTTSATTSRLDSRLIGRVTFDLTLPCSEEDEFTEH, from the exons ATGAAACTTCTCTTCGCATTATTCG TTCTGGTCAATCTGTTGGCGGTCGTTGACAGCGGAAATAATTCCTCTCCTAGTAATGTAACACAAACACCTGCCGAATCATCAACAACCGCAGCAAGCGAAGCTGCTCAGACTTCAACTACTCTGTCAACGTCAACAACTGAGGTGAAAAGCACGACGTCAGCCACAAGTCCACCGACCTCCAGCACTACCTCAGCGACAACGTCAAGGCTCGATA GTCGTCTGATCGGAAGAGTCACGTTCGATCTCACTCTTCCATGCTCTGAAGAAGATGAATTTACCGAACATTAG
- a CDS encoding hypothetical protein (NECATOR_CHRIV.G16094.T1) has translation MFGKFIFFRAWKSEIERDSSDQTTYKQNEENPKSTVGSHSNNWYKIDKRSFQFKTLSEYPGTYRACIFGDLGRHHGNSTASILRDGMSGMFDFIVHIGRPNDLVSLDDRRGVPLAENKCQERRSLKGSGEDNENFGGRARTLKVTIRNLNISCDISYDLQSDDGVNGDKFMNQLEPVISRIPYMVVAGNHEYEDGNFTNFRQRFWMPPNDYEQNQFYSFDLGPVHWVALSTEYYGYYEELGKQPILAQYNWLVNDLKSANSNRHQTPWIATFSHRPYYCSAAHNDDCSGSDSSMIRVGYDDLPGLEKPFLDYGVDLGFWGHVHYYERFYPVANGKYWNSKDCYHNPAAPTYIITGSAVCTYIFIAY, from the exons ATGTTCGGTAAATTCATCTTCTTCAGAGCATGGAAGAGTGAGATCGAACGTGACTCTTCCGATCAGACGACCTATaaacaaaatgaggaaaatcctAAGTCTACTGTTGGGTCTCATAGTAACAACT gGTATAAAATTGATAAGCGATCGTTCCAGTTCAAAACCTTGTCAGAATATCCGGGTACATACCGA GCCTGTATTTTTGGTGATCTTGGACGTCATCACGGAAATTCCACAGCAAGCATTCTTCGGGACGGAATGAGCGGGATGTTTGACTTCATTGTGCATATTGGTAG aCCCAATGACTTAGTTTCTCTGGATGACCGGAGAGGTGTCCCTTTGGCAGAAAACAAATGTCAGGAAAG AAGATCTCTGAAAGGTAGTGGCGAGGATAACGAAAATTTTGGAGGAAGAGCAAGAACTTTAAAGGTTACAATTCGGAATCTTAACATTTCATGTGACATCTCCTACGACCTGCAGAGCGATGACGGAGTAAACGGCGACAAGTTCATGAATCAGCTGGAACCGGTCATCTCACGA ATCCCTTACATGGTAGTTGCTGGAAATCATGAATATGAAGATGGAAACTTCACCAATTTCCGTCAACGATTTTGGATGCCTCCGAACGACTACGAGCAAAATCAATTTTACAG ttttgATCTTGGTCCAGTGCATTGGGTAGCATTGAGCACTGAATATTACGGATATTATGAAGAACTTGGAAAGCAGCCAATATTGGCTCAGTACAATTGGCTTGTGAATGATCTTAAA TCTGCTAACTCAAATCGTCACCAAACACCATGGATTGCGACCTTTTCTCACCGACCATATTACTGTTCGGCAGCTCATAACGATGACTGCTCTGGATCGGACAGCTCCATG ATCAGAGTCGGTTACGATGATCTGCCCGGATTGGAGAAGCCTTTTCTTGATTACGGTGTGGACTTAGGTTTTTGGGGACATGTTCATTACTATGAACGCTTCTATCCAGTTGCAAATGGAAAGTACTGGAACTCG AAGGATTGCTACCACAACCCAGCCGCACCAACGTACATTATCACCGGCTCTGctgtatgtacatacatatttattgcctattga
- a CDS encoding hypothetical protein (NECATOR_CHRIV.G16094.T2), translating to MTRECRRSLKGSGEDNENFGGRARTLKVTIRNLNISCDISYDLQSDDGVNGDKFMNQLEPVISRIPYMVVAGNHEYEDGNFTNFRQRFWMPPNDYEQNQFYSFDLGPVHWVALSTEYYGYYEELGKQPILAQYNWLVNDLKSANSNRHQTPWIATFSHRPYYCSAAHNDDCSGSDSSMGEEAESMSQAEKDCVLRETRRASRSNPYSEFIVNINTSSLNWRGNSAQM from the exons ATGACAAGAGAATGCAGAAGATCTCTGAAAGGTAGTGGCGAGGATAACGAAAATTTTGGAGGAAGAGCAAGAACTTTAAAGGTTACAATTCGGAATCTTAACATTTCATGTGACATCTCCTACGACCTGCAGAGCGATGACGGAGTAAACGGCGACAAGTTCATGAATCAGCTGGAACCGGTCATCTCACGA ATCCCTTACATGGTAGTTGCTGGAAATCATGAATATGAAGATGGAAACTTCACCAATTTCCGTCAACGATTTTGGATGCCTCCGAACGACTACGAGCAAAATCAATTTTACAG ttttgATCTTGGTCCAGTGCATTGGGTAGCATTGAGCACTGAATATTACGGATATTATGAAGAACTTGGAAAGCAGCCAATATTGGCTCAGTACAATTGGCTTGTGAATGATCTTAAA TCTGCTAACTCAAATCGTCACCAAACACCATGGATTGCGACCTTTTCTCACCGACCATATTACTGTTCGGCAGCTCATAACGATGACTGCTCTGGATCGGACAGCTCCATG GGAGAGGAAGCAGAGAGTATGAGTCAAGCAGAGAAGGATTGTGTGTTACGGGAAACGCGTCGCGCCAGCCGATCGAACCCTTATTCAGAATTCATCGTCAACATTAACACATCATCGTTGAACTGGAGAGGAAATTCAGCACAAATGTAG